The following are encoded in a window of Lactobacillus panisapium genomic DNA:
- the metK gene encoding methionine adenosyltransferase, which produces MEKRLFTSESVSEGHPDKVADQISDAILDAIIAQDPDAHVACETIVNTGIVYVFGEISTSAYVDIQSIVRKTVLRIGYDKPELGFDGNNCAVLVGIDEQSPDIAGGVDHSLETREDKSDNDQLDQIGAGDQGLMFGFAIDETPELMPLPISLAHRLMRQVAKLRKEGTLTWLRPDAKAQVTVEYDDNNKPKRVDTVVISTQTDDQVSNEDIRQAMIDLVIKKVIPAKYLDAETRFLINPSGRFVIGGPKGDSGLTGRKIIVDTYGGYARHGGGAFSGKDPTKVDRSASYAARYVAKNIVAAGLAKRCEVQLAYAIGVAHPVSVMIDTANTGKVSDELLTKAVRSVFDLRPAGIIKMLDLRRPIYEQTAAYGHFGRTDIDLPWEKTDKIQALLDFVKENK; this is translated from the coding sequence ATGGAAAAACGTTTATTTACTTCAGAATCAGTTTCTGAAGGGCATCCTGATAAGGTTGCTGATCAAATTTCCGATGCGATTCTTGATGCAATTATTGCTCAAGACCCGGATGCACATGTAGCCTGCGAGACAATTGTCAATACTGGCATTGTGTATGTATTTGGTGAAATATCAACTAGTGCTTATGTTGATATCCAGAGCATTGTCAGAAAGACCGTTTTGCGAATTGGCTATGATAAGCCAGAGCTTGGCTTTGACGGCAATAATTGCGCTGTTTTAGTCGGAATTGACGAGCAATCTCCTGATATTGCTGGTGGTGTTGATCACTCACTTGAAACGCGGGAAGATAAGTCTGATAATGATCAGCTTGACCAAATAGGTGCTGGTGATCAAGGACTTATGTTTGGTTTCGCCATTGACGAAACACCCGAATTAATGCCGTTGCCAATTTCTTTGGCACACCGGTTAATGCGCCAAGTGGCAAAGTTGCGTAAAGAAGGCACTTTGACTTGGCTTAGACCTGATGCGAAGGCGCAAGTCACTGTAGAGTATGATGATAACAATAAGCCTAAGAGGGTTGATACTGTTGTTATCTCGACGCAAACAGATGACCAGGTAAGTAATGAAGATATTCGGCAAGCAATGATTGATTTAGTAATTAAAAAAGTTATTCCTGCCAAATATCTTGATGCAGAAACCAGATTTTTGATTAATCCTTCTGGTCGGTTCGTAATTGGCGGACCTAAGGGTGACTCTGGTCTTACTGGGCGAAAGATTATTGTTGATACTTATGGTGGTTATGCTCGTCATGGTGGCGGCGCATTCTCAGGTAAGGATCCGACAAAAGTCGACCGTAGTGCCAGCTATGCTGCTCGTTATGTTGCTAAAAACATTGTTGCAGCTGGTTTAGCTAAGCGGTGTGAAGTCCAATTAGCTTACGCTATTGGGGTAGCTCACCCTGTATCTGTCATGATTGATACTGCAAATACTGGCAAAGTAAGTGATGAATTGCTGACTAAGGCGGTTAGAAGTGTCTTTGATTTGCGTCCTGCCGGCATAATTAAAATGCTAGATTTAAGACGCCCAATTTATGAGCAAACGGCTGCATATGGTCATTTTGGTCGTACTGATATCGATTTACCATGGGAGAAAACCGATAAAATTCAAGCACTTTTGGATTTTGTTAAGGAAAATAAGTAA
- a CDS encoding PTS sugar transporter subunit IIC, translating into MSNYINQKIVPSVIKFSNTKIIKALKDGMMFVLPFLIVGSLFMLLANIPVPAVANAITASGWAAIFNQIYQSSFSLMAIFATVGIAYTYIKNEQIDSPFSGSLAALSAFIMVLPPDIKPKAGQIIPNVISKTWTAGQGMICAIIIGLLAGYIYSFCVKKNWRIKLPAGVPPAVASSFMALIPTGAVLIVAGAICACFTFLAKTSFAELIYSAIQVPLQGVTDSLGGVVIMTIVMSLLWWCGVHGGAICGAILTPILQSNMSANQAILATGKKLTIANGGHIFTQQFWDNYLCMTGAGIVMGLVIYMTFFAKSSTLKELGKLSLFPNIFNINEPVIFGVPIVMNLYLLVPFVLFPTLVGIFSYWLMAIGVLPLFSGVMVPWTTPPIISGFLIGGWRTALWQFVIIALSAIVYWPFIKKYDQVLLQQQQSEE; encoded by the coding sequence ATGAGTAATTATATTAATCAAAAAATCGTCCCAAGTGTTATCAAATTTAGCAATACCAAAATTATCAAAGCATTAAAAGACGGGATGATGTTTGTCCTACCGTTTTTAATTGTTGGTTCACTTTTTATGTTACTGGCAAACATTCCAGTTCCTGCAGTTGCAAATGCGATTACTGCAAGTGGTTGGGCTGCGATCTTTAATCAGATTTATCAATCGTCGTTTTCCTTAATGGCAATTTTTGCGACCGTTGGAATCGCGTATACCTATATTAAAAATGAGCAGATCGATTCTCCTTTTTCCGGCAGTTTGGCTGCATTGAGTGCATTTATTATGGTACTGCCACCTGATATTAAGCCCAAAGCTGGTCAAATTATTCCAAATGTGATTTCAAAGACCTGGACTGCTGGTCAAGGGATGATTTGCGCAATTATTATTGGGCTCTTAGCAGGTTATATTTATAGTTTTTGTGTCAAAAAAAATTGGCGAATTAAATTACCGGCAGGAGTACCGCCTGCAGTTGCAAGTTCCTTTATGGCATTAATTCCGACCGGTGCAGTTTTGATCGTGGCGGGTGCGATTTGTGCCTGTTTCACTTTTTTGGCAAAAACAAGTTTTGCAGAATTAATTTACTCGGCAATTCAAGTTCCACTGCAGGGAGTAACGGATTCTCTTGGCGGAGTCGTCATTATGACAATTGTAATGTCTCTTCTTTGGTGGTGCGGAGTGCACGGCGGTGCCATTTGTGGTGCAATCCTGACGCCTATTCTTCAGTCAAATATGTCTGCAAATCAGGCAATTTTAGCGACAGGAAAGAAATTAACCATTGCTAATGGTGGCCATATTTTTACGCAGCAATTTTGGGATAATTATCTTTGTATGACTGGTGCTGGAATTGTGATGGGACTTGTCATTTATATGACTTTTTTTGCTAAATCGTCTACTTTAAAGGAGCTTGGCAAATTATCGCTTTTCCCTAATATTTTTAATATTAACGAACCAGTTATTTTTGGGGTACCGATTGTAATGAATTTGTACCTGCTAGTGCCATTTGTTCTTTTTCCGACTTTAGTTGGGATTTTTAGTTACTGGTTAATGGCAATTGGTGTTTTACCATTGTTTTCCGGCGTGATGGTTCCTTGGACAACACCGCCAATCATTTCAGGATTCTTGATTGGTGGCTGGCGGACCGCATTATGGCAGTTTGTTATTATTGCTTTATCCGCAATTGTTTATTGGCCTTTTATTAAAAAGTACGATCAAGTTCTGTTGCAGCAGCAACAAAGTGAAGAATAA
- a CDS encoding 6-phospho-beta-glucosidase has protein sequence MLDKNFLWGGAVAANQYEGAWNVAGKGLSVADVMTKGSAKKPREITAGILPGKEYPNHLGIDFYHHYKAEIKLFAEMGFKCFRLSIAWSRIFPKGDEEKPNEAGLKFYDDVFAECLKYQIQPVVTLSHFEMPYYLTKKYGGWRNRKMISFFLKYAEVCFKRYRGKVKYWMTFNEINNLIDTDNPFNAWTGAGVVYSENENVEQTMYQIAHYQFVASALAVQVGKRIDARNQIGCMLHLGPIYPASCKPLDQIASLKAMDRRFFFSDVQIRGTYPKYTLKHWEKQNLNLDITNKDLENLKKGTVDFLGFSYYKSTVAEYDEKNTYVEKANPHVPKSAWDWAIDPVGLRYILNLAYERYQKPLFIVENGLGAFDELKDETVNDDYRINYLQEHIVQMLKAIEIDGVNVIGYTPWAAIDIISASTGEIEKRYGFIYIDLEQVKKGAAGFYRKKSFKWYQHIISTNGDCLADQVG, from the coding sequence TTGTTAGACAAAAATTTTTTATGGGGCGGCGCAGTTGCCGCTAATCAGTATGAAGGCGCCTGGAATGTTGCTGGTAAAGGTCTGAGCGTAGCCGATGTAATGACAAAGGGGAGCGCTAAAAAGCCACGTGAAATTACAGCTGGCATTTTACCGGGTAAGGAATATCCCAATCATTTGGGCATCGATTTTTATCATCACTACAAAGCTGAAATCAAGCTTTTTGCAGAGATGGGCTTTAAGTGCTTTAGGCTTAGTATTGCTTGGTCGCGAATTTTTCCTAAAGGAGATGAAGAAAAGCCTAATGAAGCTGGGTTAAAGTTTTACGACGATGTTTTCGCAGAATGTTTAAAATATCAGATTCAGCCAGTCGTTACGCTATCACATTTTGAAATGCCGTATTATTTAACCAAAAAATATGGTGGCTGGCGCAATCGGAAAATGATTTCCTTCTTTCTCAAGTATGCCGAAGTCTGTTTTAAGCGTTATCGCGGAAAAGTAAAATATTGGATGACCTTTAACGAAATTAACAATTTAATCGATACAGATAATCCATTTAACGCATGGACTGGCGCAGGAGTAGTTTACAGTGAAAATGAAAATGTTGAGCAGACAATGTATCAAATTGCGCATTACCAGTTTGTAGCCAGTGCATTAGCCGTGCAAGTAGGTAAAAGAATTGATGCGAGAAATCAAATTGGCTGTATGTTGCATTTAGGTCCAATTTATCCAGCCAGTTGTAAGCCATTAGATCAAATTGCAAGTTTGAAGGCAATGGATCGACGTTTCTTTTTTAGCGATGTTCAAATTAGGGGAACTTACCCAAAATACACTTTAAAGCACTGGGAAAAGCAAAATTTAAATTTAGACATCACAAATAAGGATTTAGAAAATTTAAAAAAGGGAACAGTCGATTTTTTGGGATTTAGCTATTACAAATCAACTGTTGCTGAATATGACGAAAAAAATACTTATGTTGAAAAAGCTAATCCTCACGTACCTAAAAGTGCATGGGATTGGGCCATTGATCCGGTCGGCTTACGTTATATTTTGAATTTAGCCTATGAAAGATACCAAAAGCCGCTTTTTATCGTTGAGAATGGCTTAGGTGCATTTGATGAACTAAAGGACGAAACGGTGAATGATGATTATCGAATTAATTATTTACAAGAACACATAGTCCAAATGCTCAAAGCCATTGAAATTGATGGTGTTAATGTTATTGGTTATACACCGTGGGCTGCAATAGATATTATTAGCGCTTCTACGGGTGAAATTGAAAAGCGCTATGGTTTTATCTATATTGACTTAGAGCAAGTAAAAAAAGGTGCAGCAGGCTTTTATCGCAAAAAATCTTTTAAATGGTATCAACATATTATTTCGACCAACGGTGACTGTTTAGCCGATCAAGTGGGGTAA
- a CDS encoding MurR/RpiR family transcriptional regulator — MILDNLLHNDQLTSQEREVLQYVSTNPQKVLGMTVHEIAKASYSSSSTVIRLCQKAGMSGFTEFKYQLAVELPTIIELENDLKSSSFSGTELPNDVLAKIATIQQNSLSYTKDLFDTELLERVAHLVNAAQRIEIYGDGLNYPLAQLFCWNFQEVGVDAQAYNSLNLMHAKIFQNCGSKPLAFVLTHTGNNSHMYDIAKQLKGENYIVVVVCDSVKRKICQVCDETMVIKTTRNTMDLSNIVYVTSIQYLFNVLMSMKMIDNYDKIQKLSELVEQNKDK, encoded by the coding sequence ATGATTTTAGACAACTTGTTGCATAATGACCAATTAACTAGTCAAGAACGGGAAGTTTTACAGTACGTAAGTACTAATCCTCAAAAGGTTTTGGGAATGACAGTTCACGAAATTGCTAAAGCCAGTTACTCTAGTTCATCGACCGTGATTCGTCTTTGTCAAAAAGCCGGAATGAGCGGCTTTACCGAATTCAAATATCAGTTAGCAGTGGAACTGCCGACGATTATTGAATTGGAGAATGATCTCAAAAGCAGTTCATTTTCTGGTACAGAGCTACCAAATGATGTTTTAGCCAAAATTGCGACTATTCAGCAAAATTCTTTGTCTTATACCAAGGATCTTTTTGATACTGAATTATTAGAAAGAGTGGCTCACTTAGTAAATGCAGCTCAAAGGATTGAAATTTACGGTGATGGTTTGAATTACCCATTGGCACAATTGTTTTGTTGGAATTTTCAAGAGGTTGGGGTAGATGCCCAAGCATATAATTCGCTAAATTTAATGCACGCAAAAATTTTTCAAAACTGCGGCTCAAAACCACTTGCTTTTGTTTTAACCCATACGGGTAATAATTCTCATATGTATGATATTGCCAAACAACTGAAAGGCGAAAACTACATCGTGGTTGTAGTCTGTGATTCAGTCAAAAGAAAAATTTGCCAAGTTTGCGACGAAACGATGGTCATTAAAACAACAAGAAATACGATGGATCTTAGTAATATTGTGTATGTCACATCAATTCAATACTTGTTCAACGTGTTGATGTCGATGAAAATGATTGATAATTACGACAAGATCCAGAAGTTATCGGAATTGGTTGAACAGAATAAGGATAAATAA
- a CDS encoding GH25 family lysozyme yields MAQYIVTQQATHDDTTRAEKKAVELGLPKGTYLAVDWENGSGNNIYCGVSSSTSAILAAMAVIKSNGYVPLFYSGASAMRNQVDYRSIVKTYGNCLWVASYPTMAAVNSANMAYFPSMDGVAIWQFTSNYRGLNVDGNINVLPLKTSFNLTSFKKDVNNRASIHPLAKWDIERVFVVTNQKGCNLYDSANLKNSIRSLKYNTTWKVLDEKGGALKLGKNQWVDGRAGITKSNPIATHDNIGGRVKVVLPNTHAFYHPTANSKKAYQLTTNKVYRFVSRQGRFFELAEKYHGKPVYVTGNRAFVLF; encoded by the coding sequence GTGGCACAATACATTGTTACCCAACAGGCAACTCATGATGACACAACGAGAGCCGAAAAGAAAGCAGTTGAGCTTGGTCTGCCCAAGGGTACATACCTGGCTGTCGATTGGGAAAATGGCAGTGGCAATAATATTTATTGCGGTGTCTCGAGTAGCACTTCAGCAATCTTAGCGGCAATGGCCGTGATTAAAAGCAACGGCTATGTGCCATTGTTTTATTCTGGGGCATCGGCGATGCGCAACCAGGTAGATTACAGAAGTATCGTCAAGACATACGGCAACTGCCTATGGGTGGCAAGCTATCCGACAATGGCAGCAGTTAACTCTGCCAACATGGCTTACTTCCCAAGTATGGACGGCGTGGCCATCTGGCAATTTACTAGCAACTATAGAGGATTAAACGTTGACGGCAATATTAATGTGTTGCCGTTAAAAACTAGCTTTAATCTAACCTCTTTTAAAAAAGACGTAAATAACAGGGCATCGATTCACCCGCTAGCCAAATGGGACATTGAACGTGTATTTGTTGTGACTAATCAGAAAGGTTGTAATTTGTATGATAGTGCGAACTTAAAAAATAGTATTAGATCATTAAAATACAATACGACCTGGAAAGTCCTAGATGAAAAAGGCGGTGCGCTTAAGCTTGGCAAGAACCAATGGGTTGATGGCCGAGCTGGCATAACTAAATCCAATCCGATTGCTACACACGACAATATTGGTGGTCGGGTTAAGGTTGTACTACCTAACACACACGCATTCTATCATCCAACTGCCAACAGTAAAAAAGCATATCAATTAACAACTAACAAGGTTTATCGCTTTGTGAGTCGTCAAGGGAGATTCTTTGAATTAGCAGAAAAATATCATGGTAAGCCTGTTTATGTAACTGGGAATCGGGCATTTGTGCTATTTTAA
- a CDS encoding helix-turn-helix domain-containing protein: protein MTTLDRIKVIAKKKGWSSLQSLALKAGIGANSIYRWDKQTPSTASLKKVAKVLHVSVNDLLGESSPAETVKRIDLADDIPLAYNGKAVPEKYLDIIRNLMDSDFKEGKKGGKFN from the coding sequence ATGACTACTTTAGATCGAATTAAAGTAATTGCGAAAAAGAAGGGTTGGTCATCGTTGCAAAGTCTAGCGCTTAAAGCAGGAATTGGTGCCAACAGTATTTATCGCTGGGATAAGCAAACACCCAGTACAGCAAGTTTGAAAAAAGTGGCTAAAGTATTGCATGTCTCCGTTAATGATTTACTCGGTGAATCAAGTCCAGCAGAAACAGTCAAACGAATTGACTTAGCTGACGACATTCCACTTGCTTATAATGGAAAAGCAGTCCCTGAAAAATATCTTGATATAATCCGTAACCTAATGGACTCTGATTTTAAAGAAGGCAAAAAAGGTGGAAAATTTAATTAA
- a CDS encoding M56 family metallopeptidase translates to MENLIKYMLNYAFDHGISYALLDQIDPDYPSVSFTDIGRMVINLNWKKQNEIPFMIGHEIGHFANGDKGTFYYINLSTPVEHQADLFSLNLIYKYASKQFYTFDEPGPFMQQFAIPYRLEGATYKLFQKNNDLIF, encoded by the coding sequence GTGGAAAATTTAATTAAATACATGCTAAATTATGCATTTGACCATGGAATTAGTTACGCGTTATTAGACCAGATTGATCCTGATTATCCCTCAGTTTCTTTTACTGATATTGGTAGAATGGTTATCAATCTCAATTGGAAAAAGCAAAATGAAATACCTTTTATGATTGGTCATGAAATTGGCCATTTTGCCAACGGCGATAAGGGAACTTTTTACTATATTAATTTGAGTACACCGGTTGAACACCAGGCCGATTTATTTTCACTAAACCTAATCTACAAATATGCTTCAAAGCAGTTCTATACATTCGATGAGCCCGGACCTTTTATGCAGCAGTTCGCTATACCCTATCGTCTAGAAGGAGCTACCTACAAGCTATTTCAGAAAAATAATGATTTAATCTTCTAA
- a CDS encoding DUF2321 domain-containing protein, with product MDYKQAVCLNGHQASIDININESVDSFCTECGAKLITNCTNCNYLIEGDWSRSGNGFVDLTHHNVFIPKYCEKCGKPYPWTQSALKAISETVNLSELDNNQKDDLKETIPDLLSDTPKSKLAVLKWKSIGKSLLPYIHDIIVEVASESIVKALYGR from the coding sequence ATGGACTACAAACAAGCTGTTTGTTTAAATGGTCACCAGGCCAGTATAGATATTAATATAAATGAAAGTGTTGATTCTTTTTGCACTGAATGTGGAGCTAAATTAATTACCAATTGCACGAATTGCAATTATCTTATTGAGGGAGATTGGTCTCGATCAGGAAATGGATTTGTAGATTTGACTCATCATAACGTTTTTATTCCTAAATATTGTGAAAAATGTGGGAAGCCATATCCCTGGACTCAATCAGCACTCAAGGCAATTAGTGAAACGGTAAACCTATCAGAATTAGATAATAATCAGAAAGATGATTTAAAGGAAACTATTCCAGATTTACTTTCTGATACTCCAAAATCAAAACTAGCTGTGTTGAAATGGAAGAGTATTGGTAAGTCTTTACTTCCATATATTCATGACATTATTGTTGAAGTTGCTTCCGAATCAATTGTTAAAGCACTGTATGGTAGATAA